From the genome of Methylocystis heyeri:
GAGGATTTGCCCCCGCCGACCGGCCCGAGCAGATAGAGAATCTGCTTGCGTTCCTCGAGACCCTGCGCGGCGTGACGAAAGAAACTGACGATGCGTTCGATCGTCTCTTCCATCCCGTAGAATTCCGCGAAGGCCGGGTAGATACGGATCGTCCGGTTCATGAAGATCCGACCGAGCCTCTGGTCCTTCGAAGTGTCGATGAGCTCCGGCTCGCCGATCGCGTCGAGAATTCTCTCGGCCGCGGTGGCGTAGACTTTGGGGTTCTCACGGCAAAGGTCGAGATAAGCCGAGAGCGGCATCTCGATCGAGCGACGCTCTTCGTACGACCTTGCGAATTGCGCAAATACGTCTGCTGTCATCACACCGCCACTTATTGAAGTTGAGTTTTTCACTCCAAGAGGAGGTCTTCCCGCAGCCTCCTTCTCCCTGAGTCATATGAGTAGCGCGCACGCATTAGCCAAGCCGGCACTCGGAGAAACTGGGGCAGCTCGGTTAATTCGGTTCGCCGCGACAGTAGACGGGCCTTCGCGATGAACCCGGTGCAAAATTCATCGATCCGACGCGATTTTTTCTTTGTGCGCCGATTTCCCCGGAATGCCCGCCCCGGCGCGTTCGTCTCAAAAAGACGCAATGTTTGGACCATTCAGTCCTTTCGACTCCATCGTGCTCAGGTTCAATCAGAGCCTTAGTCGCTGTTTGCGTACTTTACGCAATTTGCCGGGCGCGGGCCTTGTGCTCCAATTCAGGAGCACCCTGGATGTTCGCTTCTGCAAGGAAAGCGTGGAGTTGCAGGCGTCCACGCCTCTTTGGGGAAGGAGCGGCCAGGGTGCGCCGCTCGCCGCTGCAGAAGCGGAGACCGAAGCTTTTCGGCGCCGAAATATCCCGCGCATTGTCGCATGGATGGGCGCCGGTGGGAGACCGGCGATTTAGACGGCGCCAGATGACGGAGCGTTCGAGGTAAGCATGACGCATTCACAAGATCACCTATCCTGCGCGACAAAGGCTCTCGAGAATTTCGAGCGCTGTTTTGGCTGCAATAAGGCCGATGCGATCTCCGATCTGATCTCCGATCTAGGCCATCTCGCAGATCAGCTCGGACTCGACTATATGCAGGAAGTGGAGAGAGGAGTGGGACATTGGCGCGCGGAGCGCGGCGCGCCTCTCGACGCCGTAACCGTCGATCTCACATAGCCGCGCCAGCGTCGGAACGCGCGGGGGCTGTGGCGTGAACGATTTTTCCCTGACGATCCATGGCGGGGCCGGCGCTCTCCTCCCGAGCGACGGCTATGCGGAGTCATTGCGGCGCATTGTCGACTCCGGCGCGCGCCTCCTCGCGAGCGGGGGATCGGCCCTCGACGCCGTCTCCCACTGCGTGGCCCTGCTCGAGGACGATCCGCTCTACAACGCCGGCCGCGGCGCCGTGCTCGACGCCGAAGGCGAGGTTCGCCTCGATGCGTCGATCATGGACGGGCGCAATCTCGCCGCCGGCGCCGTGGCGGGGGTTCGCGGCGTGAAGAACCCGGTTCTGCTGGCCCGGGCCGTCATGGAAAGAACTCCTCACGTCCTCTTGATCGGAACCGGGGCGGAGAATTTCGGCCGCGCCCAGGGCGCGCTTTTTGAAAGGCCGGAATATTTCCTGACTGAAAGGCGCGTCCGCGAGCTTGCGGCCATAAAGCGACGCGGCGCAGACGACGCGGGAACGCCGATGGGCACGGTCGGCGCGGTCGCACGCGATCGATGGGGCGATCTCGCCGCCGCGACCTCCACGGGCGGCCTCGCCGGCCAGCTCGGAGGCCGGGTAGGCGATTCTCCGATTATCGGGGCCGGCGCCGTCGCCGACAATGCGAGCTGCGCAGTCTCGTGCACGGGCGCGGGCGAGCATTTCATCAAAACCTCCCTCGCCAGAATGGCCGCGTTCAACATAGAGTTTCGCAATATGCAGGCCCTTGACGCCGCTCGCGAGACCTTGCGCTATCTCGTCGACAGGATTGGAGGAGTCGGCGGCTTCATCCTCGTCGACCGCCACGGCCGTTGCGCGCAAGCCCATTCGACTCCGGGGATGCTCTTCGCAAAGATCGAAAACGGCGAGATCGTCGTTCGGATGAAATCTGAGTAACCGCGCCGGAACTGAAATTCGCGGTCAATGCGTACGTGGCGCAGGCCGCTTGTTCGCCTGCGCTTTTCGTCTAAATGACTCTTGCGGACGGATACGGCGGGATGTCATGCCGATGAGCGCGATGGCTCCGAAGCGGAAACCCGCTTGTTCAAAGCTTTGGATTTTGGCGGCGCGCGTTTCCGCGCGTGTGGCTGGAGGGTAGTCATGGCCGACTCTGGTCAGAGGCGAGTCGACTCCCGACGATTCATTCCCAAAAAATGCGTGGTGGATCCGGCGGCGGCGGATAGCGCCGCGACCGCGGAATCGATCGCGTCCTATGGGACCCAGTCGACCGAACAGACGGAGTCTGTCGCTCCGCCGCTGAAAAAATTGAAGAAATGGTCGAGGTCCGAGCTCGGCTGACGGTTCGCAAATCGGCGCAGATCTCCGACACAAAGAGGCTCGCCCCATGAACCTCGCATCGAAACGGAGTTCTGTCGCTTCTTCCCCGGGAAGGCCCGCCGCCGAGGGAGCGGCGCCGGGCCCGAGGCTCGGATGGGCCGGCGTCGCCAGGCGAACCTTCGATAATATTTTCGATCACAGGCTGTTGTCGATCGCGGGCGGGGTCTCCTTTTTCGCGCTTTTCGCTCTGTTTCCGGCAATCGCGGCTCTCGTTGCGGTCTATTCGCTGTTTTCCGATCCAAACACGATAGCGGCGCATCTGCAGGCGCTCTCCAAAGTAGCGCCCAGCGGCGCAATCTCCGTGGTCGACGAGCAGCTGAAGCGTGTGGCGGCGCAGGGAAGCGCGACGCTCGGCTTTGCTTCCATCGTAGGCTTTCTTGTTTCGCTGTGGAGCGCCAATGCGGCCACGAAGGCGATTTTCGACGCCCTCAACGTCGTTTACGAGGAGCGTGAAAGCAGAGGCTTTTTTCGCCTGAACGCAATTTCGCTGGTTTTCACTTTGCTCGGCATTGTTTTCGTGTCGGCCGCGATCGCGGTGATGATCGGGCTGCCGCCGTTGCTGTCGCATCTGGGCGCGCCGGACGAGATCATGAAGTTGGTCAATATCTCGAGATGGCCTTTGATGCTCATAGTCTTCTGCATCGCCGTGGCCTTCCTTTATCGCTTCGGGCCCGACCGGACGCATGCGCGCTGGCGATGGATCAGCTGGGGCGGCGCCTTTGCGGGAATAGGCTGGATCATCGTGTCCCTGCTGTTCACCTTCTATGCGGAGCATTTCGGCCGTTTCAACGAAACCTACGGATCGCTCGGCGCCGTGATCGGCTTCATGATCTGGGTCTGGATATCGAATGTCGTGCTTCTTTTGGGCGGTGAAATCGACGCGGTGATCGAACGGCGGCCGCAGCAGGATCACGAACGTCAGGCTTCGCGAATCTGAAAGAAGCGGGTTCGAAGAGATTACGTTTCAATCCCGAGGGCCCACGCCTCGGCGATGTTGGAACCAAGGGGCGCTTTCCCTGTTACTCCGACAATGGCGGGCGTTTCCGAAAGGCAGCCCATGTCGATCGCGAGCCTCGGCGCATGAGGGAAGAACCATCTCCGCAAGAGAGATCGGATTCGTCCATGAGCGGAAGGGCCGAGCGCCAGGCAGTCGCCCCGCGGGCAGAAGAGCCGCATTTCGTTTCGCTGTGGATCGCCTTGATCGTCGGCGCAGTCGTGCTGCATGAACTGCAATGGATTCTCCTGCCATTCGTCATCGCCGGTCTGGTCGCTTTCCTGTGCACGCCTCTGGTCGATCGCCTTGGGCGCGGAAAATCGCATGGCGCGGCGACTGTGGCGGTGTTTCTCGTCATTGTCGGCGCCCTTGCGGCGCTGGGCCTGCTCGGAGCGCCGCCTCTCGCGCGGGAGCTCGCCCGCCTCGTGACGGACATGCGTCACACTTTCGAAATTCTGGCCAAGAGCACTGTGGGCGACGGAAACGTCAGCCTGTTTGGCCAGAGCATGAACGCCGAACAAATTGCGCAAGCGGCGACGGACGGCGTTCGTTCATGGATCGAACAGCCGGAACGCGTTCTCGCCCTCGGCGGCGTCGGCTTCGCCGGCCTGTTCGGCATGTTTCTGACCTGCGTGCTGCTGTTCTATCTGCTCCTGAGCGGACGGCGCATCATGGCCGGACTGATCTGGCTGGCGCCGCCCGAACGGCGGCCGCTGGTCGCGGAAACGCTCCGGCGACTCGATCCGGTTCTGAGGCGTTACTTCATAGGCGTCGTGATCGTCGTCATCTATGCGACGCTGGCGGCTTATGCCGGACTGGGGCTGATGCTCGGCATCCGCCACGCTGCTTTCCTCGCGCTCCTGACCGGACTGCTCGAAATGGTCCCCGTCGTAGGGCCGGCGGCATCCGCGCTGATCGCAGGACTCGTCGCCATTCGTCACGCCACGGGCATAGGACCGATCATCGGCTACGCCGTCTATGTCGCCGTTCTTCGTCTTTCCATCGACCAGCTGCTCGGTCCTCTGGTGCTGGGCGTTGCGGCGCAACTTCATCCCGTGGCGATCATCTTCGCATTTCTGGCCGGCGGAGCCCTCTTCGGCATTCCCGGAGTCATACTCGCCGCGCCCATGTTTCTGGTCGTGAAGGTTTCGCTCGCGACCTGGCGCAAGGAACCATTGCCGAGAGCGTGATCGCAAAACGGAAGGAGGAAACGAAGCCATGTTCGTTCGGCGAAAAGCTCTGCATTATCTTCGATCCAGGCTCGCGCCCGACCCGCCGTCCTTGCGGATCGTGTTCTGGGACGGGCAAAGCTATGATTTTGTCGATGCGCCCAGGGCGACCATCAGAATCTCTTCGCCGACAATCCTGAAAGCGCTCGTAAGGGGAAATTTCGAGGAGCTGGCCAGGGCCTATGTCGCTGGCGAGATCGAGGCGGAGGGGCCGATTTCGGAAGTGGTGGACGCCGGCGCGGGGCTCGCGGAAAGCCTGGAGACCCTCTCCTTCCTGGCGCGCGCCCGAGGCCTCGCGCGTTTCATTCCTTTTCCGAGATCGCGCCGGAAGGAAGCGGCCGACGCCGCCTATCACTACAATCTCTCGAATGATTTCTATCGGCTCTGGCTCGACGACAGAATGATCTACAGCTGCGCCTATTTCCGTAGCGGAAGGGAGGATATTCACACCGCTCAGTTGCAAAAGCTCGATCATGTCTGCTGCAAGCTCATGCTGCGCCCGGGCGACAGCTTCCTGGACGTCGGCTGCGGCTGGGGAGGCTTGCTGCGCTGGGCCGCGCGCTGCTACGGTGCGAGGGCGTTGGGCGTGACGGTCAGCGATCGTCAGTTCGCCTACGCCCGGGAGCAATTCAAGGCAATCGGCGCGGGCGCCGCGATCGAAGTGAGGCTCGACGACTTTCGCGACCTGAAAGGGATGCAGTTCGACAAGATCGCTTCTGTCGGCATGTATGAGCATGTGGGAGAGCGCAATCTTTCCGACTATTTTCGCACTGTATCGAAACTGCTGCGACCGGGCGGAGTCTTTCTCAACCACGGCGTCGTGGCGGGAGCCTCCGTCGGTCGATCTTCCGGGCCGGCCGGCGGCGGCTTCATAGAGAAATATGTTTTTCCGGGAGGATCGATCTCGCCTCTCTCGCGTTTGATGGCCGAAATCCCTTCGGCCGGGCTCGAAATAATCGACGTCGAAGATCTGCGTCCACATTATGCGAGGACACTACGACTGTGGTCGCAACGTCTCGAAGAGCGTCGCGACGAAGCGACGAGATTGATAGGACCGGAACGCTATCGCATCTGGCGCGCGTATCTCGCGGGGATGGCCTACGCTTTTGAAAGAGGCTGGCTGTCGATTGCTCAGATACTCGCCTGCAAGCCGCTGGAGGGCCATTCCGTCAGTCGCCCGTGGACGCGGGAATATCAATATGATCTCAACCCCGCTCCCCCGATGAGCGGAGACATCAGTACACACAACGATTGACCGCGTTGCGTTGCGCTGCTTCCCTGATCGTTCGGATTACATGGGTCGCTTTCGCTAATGAACAGCATCGAAGACATGCTTCATCGAGCTCCGGCGCCCGGCCTGCGCCATTCTCTGGCCCAACGCGCTCTCGGCGTTCTCGATCGGCGTCTGCGCGAGAGACTCGGCGTAGTCGAATATTCCGATTCATCGCGTTGCGTTTTTCGCATTCAACTGATCGCGAGCGACGAAGCCATTATGCTGGGAGACGGGACTCTCGTGCGGGCGGGCGAGCGGCTCATCGATCTTCACATCTGGAACGAACATGTTCCGTCCACGGGCGACCAGGGCCCGACCATGGGCTTCATCCGCCGCTTGAACGGCCAGATCGATTTTTCGCTCGCCGAACTCGCGGATCATCTCGAAAAGCGCGAAGATCTGAACGATGTGAAGGCGATCCGCGGCAATCTCGTTTTCGCTTCGAGAAGCCGGATCGCGCAGCTTGCGCGAATCGCCTCCGCTTACGGCTTTGAGCATATCCCTCGCCAGGTCGCGCCTACGATCGCCGAACGCCTGCATATCTTCGGCGAAAATATCCTTGTTTCAATGCTCGTCTTCATGCGCAATCCGAAAACGCTGCGGCGCGATACGCTCGCGCGCGACCGCACCCGGACTTTTCTTTCGCGGCAGGCGCTGCAGCGACGATATCCGCCATCGGGCCGCTCTGGAGGCGAGAGGGAAGAGAAAACGGGAAGAGTAGGCGACGCTGCATTGCGGCGCTCGCTGTGACTGCGCTGTCCAATCCGCAGATCGTGGTTCTGATCGGCGACGGCTTCGCCGCTTGCGCGATCCTCGGATGCCTTTATCTTTCCCTTGCAGCGATCATGGTGCTTCGCTTTCCAAGAGAGGAGAGCTTCGAAGAGATCGCTGCGCCGGTCACGGTGCTGAAGCCGCTGCACGGGGCGGAGCCCGGCCTGCTGCGCCGCGTCCGTTCCTGTTGCATGCAGAACTACCGCGGCGAGGTCCAGGTGGTTTGCGGCGTGCGCGATGTCGCCGATCCCGCCGCCGGCCAGATCGCGCCTATCGTCGGGGCTCAGGCCTTCGAGATCGAACTGATAGTGAACGCCGCCGAACACGGGCGAAACAGGAAAGTGTCGAACCTCGCGAACATGTTGCCGTCGGCGAGGCATGATATTCTCGTGATCGCCGACAGCGACATAGAGGTCGAGCCCGATTATCTCGCAAGAGTGGTGTCGCAACTGCATCGGCCCAATGTGGGGGCGGTGACCTGCCTTTATCATGGCGTCGCAGCCAAGGAAGGGTGGTCGGAATATGCCGCCCTCGCCATCAACGGCCATTTTCTGCCGAGCGCGATTTTCGCGGTGAGTTTCGGTCTGGCGCAACCCTGCTTCGGTTCGACCATCGCCCTTCGCAAGAGCGTGTTGCGCGGCTTCGGCGGGTTCGAGGCTTTCGCGGATCGACTCGCCGACGATTACGCCATAGGCGCCGCCGTGCGGTCGGCGGGAAAAGAGGTCTCCGTCGGCGCGTTCACCGTAGGACATATGTGTTCGATCGACAGCTTTCGCGGCTTGCTGTCGCAGGAGATGCGCGTGGCGCGCACGATCAGGAGCCTCGATCCGATCGGCTACGCCGGAACCTTCATAACCCACCCTTTCGCGCTCGCTCTGCTCAGCCTCGTTTTGGGCTGCGAATTCGGAGATCTGTTGGCTGTCCTCGCGCTGGCGTGCCGCGCTGCGCTATGCTTCGCGGTTGGATACGCATTCCGGCTGCGCCCGCAGCCCTATTGGATCATTCCCTTCAGGGATGCGCTTTCATTCGCGATCTATGCGGTAAGCTTCTTTGGCGAGATCGTAACCTGGAGAGGTTTCGACTATCGCGTGAACGCGGAAGGAAAACCGGCTCCCCACCGCGCCGCGTCGCAGCGGAAGGCGTGACGCGATGAGGTCGGGCGCGCCGCAGGGGAGGCCTCCATGCAAGCGTCTGGCGACCACCGCCGACGACTTCGGGCTCGCCATGGAGGTCAATGAAGCCGTCGAAGCGGCGCACCGGCGCGGCTTCCTTACCGCGGCGAGCCTCATGGTGGGCGCGGCGGCGGCGCAGGACGCAATCGCAAGAGCGCGTAAATTGCCGGAACTCGCTGTGGGGCTTCATGTCGTCGCCGTCGAAGGAAAGCCGGCGCTTGCACCAAATCTCATTCCAGCCCTGGTCGACGCCACGGGAAACCTGCGGCGCGATCTCGTCCGTTTTGGCGTCGACATCGCTCTCGGCAGAGAAACGCGCCGCCAGCTCGTGGCGGAAATAACCGCCCAGTTCGAATTATTCGAGCGTAGCGGGCTCGCCCTTTCCCATGTCGATGCGCATAAGCATTTTCTGCTTCACCCGATTGTCGCGGACATGATTCTTTCAGTGGGGTCGCGCTTCGGCATGCGCGTTCTCCGGGTTCCCTGCGAACCCCGGGCGATATTGGCGAAATGCGAGAAGCTGCCCTTCGCGCCCGCCGATTTCCTGTTCGAGGTCTGGGCGCTTGCGCTGAAGAGAAAAGCGATGCGGGCGGGTCTGCTGGTTCCGGACGCCGTTTACGGCCGGCGCTGGTCGGGCGCCTTCGACAGACGAAGGATGGCCGCGCTTATTCGAGCCATGGCGCCCGGATGGAACGAGATCTACTGTCATCCCGCGACGAGCTCCCGTTTCGCCGGAAGCGCGGCAGGCTATGAATACGAGGCCGAACTCGATGCGCTGCTCGCTCCCGATACGGCCGGAGCGCTGGAGGAATCCGGATTCCGCCTCGCCAACCGTCGTTAGCCCCTCTTTGCGCAGGATCAGCCGACCGCGAAGGATCCGAACGCATTTGCGCAAAAGCAGCGGGCTTTTGCGCGGGGGCCGCGCTCCAAGGTCATTGACGCAGCATGTTCCGTTCCAAAAACCGCGTCGCATTTTTTGGGAGCATGCTCTAAAAAATCTGGCGCGATTTCGCTTCCCTTGAGGCATTCCGCTCGAGGGATAGGCGCGCGAGGGGCGCGTCGCTCAGATAGCCGGCCGCCCGGAACCAGCCCACGGCGTCCCGCAACGCTTCGCTGTAAGGCCGCGGGCGCAGGCCGAGTTCACGCTCGGCCTTGGCGCTCGTAAAGAACATCCGCTGTCGCGCCATTCGGACTCCGGCGATGGTCGCGAGAGGTTCCCGGCGGGTAAAACATGCGAGCGCTTCGGCTCCGCAGGCGATCGGCAACGCCGAATACCACGGCATGCGGAACCACGGACCGCGCCGGCCCGTCATCTCCGCGATATCGTGCAGCAATCTCGAAAGCAGTACATTCTGTCCGCCGAGTATATAGCGTTCGCCGATTTTGCCGCGTTCCAGCGCCGCGAGATGTCCCATCGCGGCGTCCTCGACATGCAGCAGGTTGAGGCCGGTGTCGACGAAAGCGGGGATTCGTCCAGCGGCGGCTTCGAGAACGAGGCGGCCCGTCGGAGTCGGCCGGATGTCTCGCGGTCCCACCGGCGTCGAAGGATTGACGACGACGGCGGGGAGCCCTTCATGCTCGATCATTTCGAGCACGAGACGCTCTGCTGCGATCTTGCTGCGCTTATAAGCGCCGATGGCTTGTTCCTCGTTGGCGAGGATGGACTCGTCGGCGATGTCGTCCCGCCCGCTGCGGCCCAGAGTGGCGACGCTGCTCGTATAGACGACGCGCTCTACTCCGGCGCGCATCGCTTCCTGCATGACGATCCGGGCGCCCTCGACATTCGTGACGCGGGTCTCCCGAGGCGTGAGCGCCCACAGGCGGTAATCCGCCGCGACGTGGAAAGCATAGCGCGAGCCCGCGACGGCTCTCGCCACGCTGCTTCGATCGAGCAGGTCTCCCTCGAAATAACGAACCCCGTTTTCCGGCAGTTGGTCCCGACGACTGTTCCGGCGGACGAGCGCGTTTACGACGCAACCGCGCCTGACGAGTTGGCGGAGCAGCGCCGAACCCAGGAATCCGGTTGCTCCCGTAATGAAGACCGTCGTTCCAGCGTGCATCTAATCCCGCCCCAGATCATTTTTCCAAAAGGGCCGCCGCGCCAGGTCGGACGAACATAAACCCCCGTAAGAACAACATAAGGAGCCGGCGTGGAATGCCTACCTAGGAGATGTACGAGGAGTCCTGAAACCCGTAATTCCACCTCCTCAGGCGCCGCGGAACCAACATGGCGGCGGAGCATTACAAGGCGCGGCCCTTTCTTGCGCTGCCCGCCGGGCCGACTTTCCGATTGTGCGCGGGCGAGCGGAAGATTTCCATGAACACCGCAGAGTTTTCGAAGAGAGCGGCGATCTTCATCGGTCTCGCGCTAATTCCGTTCCTGGTTTGGCATCTGTTCAACGTCGTGCTGATCGCCGTCGGCGCGGTGCTGATCGCCACTTTGCTCA
Proteins encoded in this window:
- a CDS encoding isoaspartyl peptidase/L-asparaginase family protein, which produces MNDFSLTIHGGAGALLPSDGYAESLRRIVDSGARLLASGGSALDAVSHCVALLEDDPLYNAGRGAVLDAEGEVRLDASIMDGRNLAAGAVAGVRGVKNPVLLARAVMERTPHVLLIGTGAENFGRAQGALFERPEYFLTERRVRELAAIKRRGADDAGTPMGTVGAVARDRWGDLAAATSTGGLAGQLGGRVGDSPIIGAGAVADNASCAVSCTGAGEHFIKTSLARMAAFNIEFRNMQALDAARETLRYLVDRIGGVGGFILVDRHGRCAQAHSTPGMLFAKIENGEIVVRMKSE
- a CDS encoding YihY/virulence factor BrkB family protein, which gives rise to MNLASKRSSVASSPGRPAAEGAAPGPRLGWAGVARRTFDNIFDHRLLSIAGGVSFFALFALFPAIAALVAVYSLFSDPNTIAAHLQALSKVAPSGAISVVDEQLKRVAAQGSATLGFASIVGFLVSLWSANAATKAIFDALNVVYEERESRGFFRLNAISLVFTLLGIVFVSAAIAVMIGLPPLLSHLGAPDEIMKLVNISRWPLMLIVFCIAVAFLYRFGPDRTHARWRWISWGGAFAGIGWIIVSLLFTFYAEHFGRFNETYGSLGAVIGFMIWVWISNVVLLLGGEIDAVIERRPQQDHERQASRI
- a CDS encoding AI-2E family transporter yields the protein MSGRAERQAVAPRAEEPHFVSLWIALIVGAVVLHELQWILLPFVIAGLVAFLCTPLVDRLGRGKSHGAATVAVFLVIVGALAALGLLGAPPLARELARLVTDMRHTFEILAKSTVGDGNVSLFGQSMNAEQIAQAATDGVRSWIEQPERVLALGGVGFAGLFGMFLTCVLLFYLLLSGRRIMAGLIWLAPPERRPLVAETLRRLDPVLRRYFIGVVIVVIYATLAAYAGLGLMLGIRHAAFLALLTGLLEMVPVVGPAASALIAGLVAIRHATGIGPIIGYAVYVAVLRLSIDQLLGPLVLGVAAQLHPVAIIFAFLAGGALFGIPGVILAAPMFLVVKVSLATWRKEPLPRA
- a CDS encoding class I SAM-dependent methyltransferase, with the translated sequence MFVRRKALHYLRSRLAPDPPSLRIVFWDGQSYDFVDAPRATIRISSPTILKALVRGNFEELARAYVAGEIEAEGPISEVVDAGAGLAESLETLSFLARARGLARFIPFPRSRRKEAADAAYHYNLSNDFYRLWLDDRMIYSCAYFRSGREDIHTAQLQKLDHVCCKLMLRPGDSFLDVGCGWGGLLRWAARCYGARALGVTVSDRQFAYAREQFKAIGAGAAIEVRLDDFRDLKGMQFDKIASVGMYEHVGERNLSDYFRTVSKLLRPGGVFLNHGVVAGASVGRSSGPAGGGFIEKYVFPGGSISPLSRLMAEIPSAGLEIIDVEDLRPHYARTLRLWSQRLEERRDEATRLIGPERYRIWRAYLAGMAYAFERGWLSIAQILACKPLEGHSVSRPWTREYQYDLNPAPPMSGDISTHND
- a CDS encoding YkoP family protein; this translates as MNSIEDMLHRAPAPGLRHSLAQRALGVLDRRLRERLGVVEYSDSSRCVFRIQLIASDEAIMLGDGTLVRAGERLIDLHIWNEHVPSTGDQGPTMGFIRRLNGQIDFSLAELADHLEKREDLNDVKAIRGNLVFASRSRIAQLARIASAYGFEHIPRQVAPTIAERLHIFGENILVSMLVFMRNPKTLRRDTLARDRTRTFLSRQALQRRYPPSGRSGGEREEKTGRVGDAALRRSL
- the hpnI gene encoding bacteriohopanetetrol glucosamine biosynthesis glycosyltransferase HpnI, coding for MTALSNPQIVVLIGDGFAACAILGCLYLSLAAIMVLRFPREESFEEIAAPVTVLKPLHGAEPGLLRRVRSCCMQNYRGEVQVVCGVRDVADPAAGQIAPIVGAQAFEIELIVNAAEHGRNRKVSNLANMLPSARHDILVIADSDIEVEPDYLARVVSQLHRPNVGAVTCLYHGVAAKEGWSEYAALAINGHFLPSAIFAVSFGLAQPCFGSTIALRKSVLRGFGGFEAFADRLADDYAIGAAVRSAGKEVSVGAFTVGHMCSIDSFRGLLSQEMRVARTIRSLDPIGYAGTFITHPFALALLSLVLGCEFGDLLAVLALACRAALCFAVGYAFRLRPQPYWIIPFRDALSFAIYAVSFFGEIVTWRGFDYRVNAEGKPAPHRAASQRKA
- the hpnK gene encoding hopanoid biosynthesis-associated protein HpnK; this translates as MRSGAPQGRPPCKRLATTADDFGLAMEVNEAVEAAHRRGFLTAASLMVGAAAAQDAIARARKLPELAVGLHVVAVEGKPALAPNLIPALVDATGNLRRDLVRFGVDIALGRETRRQLVAEITAQFELFERSGLALSHVDAHKHFLLHPIVADMILSVGSRFGMRVLRVPCEPRAILAKCEKLPFAPADFLFEVWALALKRKAMRAGLLVPDAVYGRRWSGAFDRRRMAALIRAMAPGWNEIYCHPATSSRFAGSAAGYEYEAELDALLAPDTAGALEESGFRLANRR
- the hpnA gene encoding hopanoid-associated sugar epimerase — its product is MHAGTTVFITGATGFLGSALLRQLVRRGCVVNALVRRNSRRDQLPENGVRYFEGDLLDRSSVARAVAGSRYAFHVAADYRLWALTPRETRVTNVEGARIVMQEAMRAGVERVVYTSSVATLGRSGRDDIADESILANEEQAIGAYKRSKIAAERLVLEMIEHEGLPAVVVNPSTPVGPRDIRPTPTGRLVLEAAAGRIPAFVDTGLNLLHVEDAAMGHLAALERGKIGERYILGGQNVLLSRLLHDIAEMTGRRGPWFRMPWYSALPIACGAEALACFTRREPLATIAGVRMARQRMFFTSAKAERELGLRPRPYSEALRDAVGWFRAAGYLSDAPLARLSLERNASREAKSRQIF